The following nucleotide sequence is from Cellvibrio sp. PSBB006.
AACGACATTGTCGGTATCATGAGTAACGTTTCCTGAGTCCAGGTACACCTCTTTCTCATCACTTATTACTCCATCACCACTGGGAGGGGTAACCAGATTAAAATGGTATTGTGTTTTTTCATTGTTACTCCACTTATTACCATAGCGAAAGGCACCAATTACACCGACTTTCTGAGATCCTACATCCCAAGACTGCCCTCCGCTTAGACTGAAAGATACATCACCCAATGGCTCGCCTTTATAAATCCCATAATGGTTAAAAGATTCACCAAGTGATTCTTTTTGCTCAGGTGATACCTGATCACCGGTACTTATTAGATAAAAATCTTTCATCGCCTTTGCTTCATCGGGCAGATCGCGAAAGCCATCGTCATAACCCAGAAAATCCCTGTTACCACCATCCACCATAATGGCGTCATCGGTATGTGCATCACCATAGCCAAATGAATAAGATATTTTGAAGAACGGCTCATCCGGAACTTCCTTGGTGCTCATATCAATATGGCCTGCTGTTGCATTGCCGGGAACATCAGCCGATGCGGTTTTTTGCAAGGACAAGCCTTTCATGATAGTTGCAGGAAAAATATCCAACGGCAGATCACGACGCCCTGGATCAGTGCTTGGCAGGATCACACCATCAAAATAGGTTGACTGGTAGCGGCTTTTCATACCGCGCACAATGGCGTAGCGGTCGTCTTCCAGACTCACACCCACGACGCGCTTGATTGCACCGCTGATCATGCTGTCATCAAAGCGAGCGCTCTGGGCGAAGTCGATACTGTCTAACACCGACGAAGACATTCGTTCAAAATCAATCGGATTATTGGGCCGATAGGTTGCAACGATAAGCATTTCTTCGAGCACAGGGCCGGTGTTGATCGTGGTATTTTCAACCCCATCAATTTTGTTCGCGGAGAGATCTACATCCACAGCAAGTTCTAATTTAGGTAGCACCCGCACGCCACCGAGCAATCGGCTTTGAAAGTCCGGATGTTCAATCCGCAATTGATAGACACCGGGCATTAAATCCAACTCAAAGGTGCCATAGCGATCCGAGCGAACAGTATCGCCAGTCTCCACAATCGTTATATTCGCATTGCGGACAGGCATCCGTTTGTTATTACTGGTGAGCATACCTTTGATAAGGCCTGTCGCCAGATCGGGGGAGGCTCCTGTTTTTATGGTGGCAACTTTTTTTCCATTAACTTGCTGCTCAACCTGAACATCTTCAAGCGCTACATGTTGTACGGAGGTAAAGGGTTTTGCTTGATTGGAATCGCTCACAACCGCAATAAAAGCCGCTTCAGTCTCATCCACAGAAAAATTTACTGGAATCGTCTCACTCCCAAGACCGATTTCCAGTTGATGAACACCACTCCCAATATTCTCAAGCCAAATACCCTCTTTTACAGCAAGATGTCCTACCTCACGCCCGTCAAGCAGAACACGGACATTTTCTGCAGGTTTACCATCCACAAGAATATCCAGCTTTATCGCCGCAGCATTGGCCTGCGTCACCATGAGAGCACCTATCAGGCTCCCCAATAACTTTCGTTTTACGTTTAGCATCGTAATCCCCAGAACGCTTTAATTTAAAATGGAGTGAAGCCGTCGCTGCCTCTTCAGCTAACAAAGAGTAAGTCCACGCAGGTGATGTACCGATGGATAAATAAAACGACAACCTATGCAATGACGTGAAACGAATGCCTTGGCGACATTAATTTTTGAGGAATTGAATTATTTTCAGGAAGTATTGGATTTTTTTAAAAATTATCTGGCGGACAGGGGAATTGAAATATTACTTTAATATGGAGTAGTTAAAGTGCTAGAGATTGGCTTGAACGCTGAGCACATCAACTTCCTTGTCATGAACTCAGGCACCCCATTATTTACGCTTAAATCGAACCACTAACTCATGCAGTTCATTGGACACAGACTTTAATTGACTGATGGACATTGCGGTGTTGTTGACTGCATCTTCGCTTTCATTCACAAGATCAGAGATATTACTGATTTGCCGGTTTACGTCTTCCACAACATGAGCCTGTTGATCGACAGCAGTCGCCATTTGGGTCGACATCTGGGCAATTTGATTAACAGCTTCATTAATACCGTTCAGAGCTTTAGTACTCTCACTTACCTTAACGGCGCCCTGCTCTGCATCTTCCAGCCCTTTTTCCGCTACCTGGACTGCTGATGAAGCCTCAGTCTTGAGTGCTGAAACGATGTTGTAAATTTCTTTGGTAGAGTCCTGGGTGCGACGGGCTAAATGTCTGACTTCGTCGGCGACTACGGCAAACCCGCGCCCTTGATCACCAGCTCGTGCTGCTTCGATTGCCGCATTAAGCGCTAGTAAATTCGTCTGGTCTGCAATCTGTTCAATGATTTGTGCAGCCTGGGAAATATTTTGCGTTTGCTGCGCAACACCAGTCACCGACTCACTGATGCGATGAACGGTTTTGCGCAGCTCATCAATAGACATACTCGCACTTAACGCCAATTGATTACCGTGATTGGCAAGTTGGCTGGCCTCATCAGCATGCTGGGCAGTATCCGAAACGTGCCGGGATACCTCACTGATGGTAGTAGTCATCTGGTTCATCGCTGCCGAAACCTGAATAGTTTCCGCTTGCTGGCGCTCTACTTTTTCCACCATCAGGGTCGTCAGCGCTTCGCCCTTGTCAGACTCAACTGATACGGCCGATGCCGCGTGCTCGATGCGGGTAATGACTGCACCCAAATGCGCTTCCTGACTGAGGATAGCAACCTTGACCTTACCCAGAACACCAGTGGAGTCGGTATAGGTCACGGTAGCCAAATCGTGAGAAAAGGCTTTGGACAGCATCTCGTTCAGCGAAGCAAACATCTGTTTCCTGCTGATCGAACTCCATACGGCATACGCAATGGTAGTAGCCACCAACACAATACCAGCCAAGCTTCGGTATCCGACAATAAAGGCAATCAGTGAAACGAGAAAGCCCGCAACCAGCAGGATATTTTCAGCAGATATTTTAGGGCCCACAGAATAGCCTTTACCCTCCAGCAGCGAAGGGTAAAGTTTTGACGCCCGCGCGACGTCCTCTGCTTTCGGGCAGGAACGAACTGATTCGTAGCCTACAACTTTTCCATTCTGGGTAACGGGAGTCACATAGGCATCCACCCAATAATAATCCCCGTTCTTGCAGCGGTTTTTTACCAAACCCATCCAGGGTTTGCCGGCTTTTAAATGCTCCCACATGATCTTGAATGCATCCGGCGGCATTTCAGGGTGCCGGACAATGTTATGGGGCTGTCCTATAAGTTCTTCGCGACTGAAACCGCTCACCTCAACAAACTCCCGGTTGCAGTCCAGGATCGTGCCTTGGGTATCCGTGACGGAGATCAATTTGACGTGAGAAGGGAAACGGCGCTCATTAGCCGTTATGGGGAGGTTCTTTCTCATCCGATAAAGCCCTGTGGTGGTAAAAATCCATGCACCGATACCGAACTGTCAATGACAGCTTGGTACCTCAGTTACAGGATAGTTCAGGACTTTTGGAATGCTTCAATTTTCAACTAACTATTTATTCAAATAGCCGCCAAACCCTATTCAAGCGGAGTATCGCGCCAAAATTCCTTGCGCGATATCTCATACCTCATACTTATAACAAAGCCAGCAGCAAGAACCGCCGGCCCGTTAGCGTCTGAAAACAATCAGGAACCCAATGACACCGAGCCTTGCATCAAACTGATATGACCTGGAAAGGAGCAGAAGAAAGTGTAGTCTTCACCTGCCTGCAATTTATTCACGCTGAAGGTCATTGAGGTCTTTTCACCGCCGCCGATGATGTCGGTAAACGCAATAACGCGCTCATCGCCGGGTTTTACGTAGTTGTTCTCCAAACCCGCTCCGATAGCATCGCTGGCCACCGCGCGCGCATCAGCCGTTTTGGTGATCACGACATTGTGCCCCATGATATTTTTTGCCAGTTTGCCGGAATGCGTAAGGTTGACGGTGAACTCCTTACAGGATTTATCAATCACGATCTCGCTTTGATCGAATTTCATGGTGTCAGTGCTATCGATAGTTACACTGCAATCATCAGCTGCAGCCTGCATGGCCAGGACAGTGAGTAAAACAGGGGTCATCAGGTATTTCATCTTCATGGATTAATCTCCGCTGAGGTTACACAAACGAGAGGGGAATTTCGCCCGTGAGGATTCCCTAAATACGATCAGTTGGCAATCAGTAGAGTTCCACAAAAGGGTAAACAACTGTAAATTTTTGCTGGCCACATCAGATAACCCTGGAGTAACGTATCTCGGTATTTTTCTTCAGATATTCGTCAAATACCATACAGACTCGACGAATCAGCAACCGCCCCGAGTTGTGCACCTGAATACCTTCACTGCTTATGCTCAACAAACCATCTTCCACCATCGGTGAAAGTTCTGCCAGTTCGTCGGCAAAATGGTTTACCGGATTAATATGAAAACGTTGTTGAACATCGGCAAACTCAAGATGGAAATGACAGATCAGTTGGTTAATCACGAACTGCCGCAAATGATCCTCATCACTCAGGACAAAGCCACGCACAGAAGCAGGTTTTCCCGCATCAATTAATTGCTGGTACAACTCAACCAGCTTGGCATTTTGCACATACACACCACCGAACGCACTGATCGACGACACGCCAAAAGCCAAAAGATCACACTCACCGTGCGTGGAATAGCCCTGGAAATTACGCTGCAACGCCCCTGCCCGCTGAGCCCGAACCAGACTATCATCCGGCTTGGCAAAATGATCCATTCCCACATACACATAACCAGCGTTCTGTAATCGTTCAATGGACATCTGCAAAATATCGAGTTTTTGTTGTGGCGAAGGCAGCTCTGCCTCTCGAATTAACGCCTGGCTTTTGAATAAATGCGGCAGATGGGCATAATTAAATAAGGATAAACGGTCCGGGGATAAATCAATGACCTTGTTCAAGGTTGTTGAAAAACTTTGTTCTGTTTGCAAAGGCAAACCGTAGATCAAATCCATACTGATGGAGTGATATTGCTGCGCGCGTAACGCGTCGACCAGCGCGCTTACATCTTCCACAGTGTTATACCGATTCACTGCTTTTTGCACCCGAACATCAAAATCCTGCACGCCCATACTGACGCGATTGAAGCCCAGTTTACGCAGATGATCCATGGTATTCGCACTAACACGACCGGGATGGATTTCAATGGCGTATTCACCAGAGTCATCATCAGCAAGTTTAAAATAGCGGCGCGTGGCGGCCATCAACCAGGTCATCTCTTCATCGCTGATAAATGTCGGCGTACCACCACCCCAATGCAATTGTTTTACCCGACGCTCCGTATCGAACCACTGCGCCTGCATGGCCATTTCTTTTTCGACACGCTGCAAATAAGGTTCAGCACGACTTTTGTTGTGAGTCACCACCTTATTACATCCGCAGTAGAAACAGAGGGTGTCACAAAAGGGAATGTGAACATAAAGCGACAGCGGCCGTTGGCTGGCATTACTGCGGTCCACTGCAGCAGCAAGATCCGTCGTGGAAAATGTATCGTTGAATTGAGGCGCTGTCGGATATGAAGTGTAACGTGGACCCGCCAAATCATAGTGGCTGATCACATCAGGATTCCAGATCAGGGGCAGATTAACGTGCGATATGGAGGGTGGCATAGTAGCTTCACGCGGGAATTAATGGGTTTGTCCATCGATATCAAACCGATTGCTTCTCACAGGCTAACAAATTGCAGGCGATGTGAATTGATCTGGATCAATTCATCATCACCATGAGAATCCTGATTTAATTAATCCGCCCAATCGAAGATTCAGGCGTGCCGGTTCAAATCGGAAAAAGAAATGCTAACTATGAATCCCGCGAATGAATCAAATTTTTCAGGCATCTAATAAGAACTGTAGACGTTGTTAAAAACTTGTAAAGATCCGTAGATCTCGTGGCCAAGTAATAGGTAGCACGCTAATCTTTAGCCTCAACGGCGGAGAGCGTCTGTAACAACATCCAATAACAACAACGTAAGGCCAACAACCATGAGTGATTCAGTAGACCGCCGTGCCCTGTTGCGCGGCGCTGTTGCCGGTGCATTGGGGCTGTCCAGCCTTGCGGCACTGGGTGCAGAAGTGCCATCAACCAACCCAACCACCGGGAATGCGAGTGACGCAGCTCTGAAAGGCAATATTCGCCACTCGGTCGCGCGCTGGACCTTCAATTTCCTGACATTGGAAGAGCTTTCTCTGGTCGTCCAGCGCCTGGGCTTTTCCGCCATTGACCTGGTCGGCCCCAAAGAGTGGCATATCCTCAAACAGCACGGTGTGGATTCCTCTATGTGTAATGGCGCCGAGCTGAATCTGGAGGATGGCTGGGGCGATAGCCGCTTTCATCAACCCCTCGTTGAGCGCTATCGCGAACACATCGATCTGGTCGCCGATGCGGGTTACAAAAACCTGATTTGTTTTAGTGGCAACAAGCGCGGTACAGATCCGGAAGCGGGCCTGAAACAGGCCACCAAAGGGCTGAAAAAAATCCTCGCGCAAGCTGAAAAGCGCGGTGTGGTGTTACAGATGGAACTGTTCAACAGTAAGGTCGATCATCCCGATTATTTTGCCGATAACTCCGCTTGGGGTATTGAACTGTGCAAACGCCTGGACTCGCCCAATTTCAAGCTGCTGTACGACATCTACCACATGCAGATCAGCGAAGGCGACATCATTCGCACTATTCAGAATCATCATCAATATTTTGGTCACTACCACACCGCCGGTGTGCCAGGACGCAACGAGATAGATGACACCCAGGAGCTGTACTACCCGGCCATAGCACGCGCCATTCAGGCAACAGGTTTTACCGGTTATGTCGCGCAGGAATTCATGCCCAACCGCGCTACCACGGCAGAGAAAATTGAATCCTTGCAGGCCGCTATTCGCATTTGCGATGTTTGATCCACTTGAAGAGTATTGCCATGTCTACACAACATTTTGACGCCATCGTCGTTGGCTCCGGCATCAGTGGCGGCTGGGCCGCTAAAGAACTCACCGAAAAAGGGCTGAAAGTCCTGCTGCTCGAACGAGGCCGCAATATTGAGCACATCAAGGACTATGTAAACGCCACCAAAGAACCCTGGGATTATGAGCACCGCGGTCGCCCCACCCAGGAAATGAAAGAAAAGCACCCCGTACTGCAACGCGACTTCGTGCTCAATGAAGAAACCCAGGGCATGTGGGCCAACGAGCAGGAAAACCCCTACGTCGAGAAAAAACGCTTTGACTGGTACCGCGGCTACCATGTGGGTGGCCGTTCATTGTTATGGGGCCGCCAAAGCTACCGTTTAAGCCAGCGGGATTTTGAAGCCAACCTGCGCGAAGGCATCGCTGTTGACTGGCCAATTCGCTACGACGACATGGCGCCCTGGTACGACTATGTAGAGCGCTATGCCGGTATTGCGGGCACGCGCGAAGGCCTGGACCACTTGCCTGACGGCCAGTTTTTACCGCCCATTGAACTCAACATCGTGGAAAAAGATGTCGCTGCCAGAATTAAAAAGGTCTATGGCGGCAAGCGATTAATGATCAACAGCCGCACGGCCAACATCACCGAACCCAAGCCGGAGCAAGGGCGGGTGAACTGCCAATATCGCAACAAGTGCTGGCTCGGCTGCCCCTTTGGCGCCTACTTCAGTACCCAGTCATCCACCCTGCCCGCCGCCATGAAAACCGGCAACCTCACCTTGCGTCCCTTTTCTATTGTCAGTCAGGTGCTTTACGACAAAGACAAAAAGCGTGCACGCGGCGTAGAGGTGATCGATGCGGAAACGAACCAAACTTATGAATTTACCGCCAATGTAATTTTCCTCAACGCCTCCAGCTTTAACTCCACCTGGATTCTGATGAATTCCGCCACCGATATCTGGCCCAATGGTTTGGGCAGCAGCAGCGGTGAACTGGGCCACAACGTCATGGATCACCACTTCCGCGTCGGCGCAGGCGGTGTAGTGGAAGGCTTTGACGACAAGTACTACTACGGCCGTCGCCCGGCTG
It contains:
- a CDS encoding GMC oxidoreductase, with product MSTQHFDAIVVGSGISGGWAAKELTEKGLKVLLLERGRNIEHIKDYVNATKEPWDYEHRGRPTQEMKEKHPVLQRDFVLNEETQGMWANEQENPYVEKKRFDWYRGYHVGGRSLLWGRQSYRLSQRDFEANLREGIAVDWPIRYDDMAPWYDYVERYAGIAGTREGLDHLPDGQFLPPIELNIVEKDVAARIKKVYGGKRLMINSRTANITEPKPEQGRVNCQYRNKCWLGCPFGAYFSTQSSTLPAAMKTGNLTLRPFSIVSQVLYDKDKKRARGVEVIDAETNQTYEFTANVIFLNASSFNSTWILMNSATDIWPNGLGSSSGELGHNVMDHHFRVGAGGVVEGFDDKYYYGRRPAGFYIPRFRNLGDEKRNYLRGFGYQGAASREGWDRNIAELGIGANLKNALAEPGAWTIGMTAFGEMLPHHDNRIYLDRSVKDKWGLPVLAMDVEIRENELAMRKDMLQDAVDMLEAAGVKNVGGSDWGYAPGMGIHEMGTARMGRDPKTSVLNGFNQVWDAPNVFVTDGAAMTSASCVNPSLTYMALTARAADHAVKELKKGNLK
- the azu gene encoding azurin codes for the protein MKMKYLMTPVLLTVLAMQAAADDCSVTIDSTDTMKFDQSEIVIDKSCKEFTVNLTHSGKLAKNIMGHNVVITKTADARAVASDAIGAGLENNYVKPGDERVIAFTDIIGGGEKTSMTFSVNKLQAGEDYTFFCSFPGHISLMQGSVSLGS
- a CDS encoding PAS domain-containing methyl-accepting chemotaxis protein, which encodes MRKNLPITANERRFPSHVKLISVTDTQGTILDCNREFVEVSGFSREELIGQPHNIVRHPEMPPDAFKIMWEHLKAGKPWMGLVKNRCKNGDYYWVDAYVTPVTQNGKVVGYESVRSCPKAEDVARASKLYPSLLEGKGYSVGPKISAENILLVAGFLVSLIAFIVGYRSLAGIVLVATTIAYAVWSSISRKQMFASLNEMLSKAFSHDLATVTYTDSTGVLGKVKVAILSQEAHLGAVITRIEHAASAVSVESDKGEALTTLMVEKVERQQAETIQVSAAMNQMTTTISEVSRHVSDTAQHADEASQLANHGNQLALSASMSIDELRKTVHRISESVTGVAQQTQNISQAAQIIEQIADQTNLLALNAAIEAARAGDQGRGFAVVADEVRHLARRTQDSTKEIYNIVSALKTEASSAVQVAEKGLEDAEQGAVKVSESTKALNGINEAVNQIAQMSTQMATAVDQQAHVVEDVNRQISNISDLVNESEDAVNNTAMSISQLKSVSNELHELVVRFKRK
- a CDS encoding hydroxypyruvate isomerase family protein, with translation MSDSVDRRALLRGAVAGALGLSSLAALGAEVPSTNPTTGNASDAALKGNIRHSVARWTFNFLTLEELSLVVQRLGFSAIDLVGPKEWHILKQHGVDSSMCNGAELNLEDGWGDSRFHQPLVERYREHIDLVADAGYKNLICFSGNKRGTDPEAGLKQATKGLKKILAQAEKRGVVLQMELFNSKVDHPDYFADNSAWGIELCKRLDSPNFKLLYDIYHMQISEGDIIRTIQNHHQYFGHYHTAGVPGRNEIDDTQELYYPAIARAIQATGFTGYVAQEFMPNRATTAEKIESLQAAIRICDV
- the hemN gene encoding oxygen-independent coproporphyrinogen III oxidase, which codes for MPPSISHVNLPLIWNPDVISHYDLAGPRYTSYPTAPQFNDTFSTTDLAAAVDRSNASQRPLSLYVHIPFCDTLCFYCGCNKVVTHNKSRAEPYLQRVEKEMAMQAQWFDTERRVKQLHWGGGTPTFISDEEMTWLMAATRRYFKLADDDSGEYAIEIHPGRVSANTMDHLRKLGFNRVSMGVQDFDVRVQKAVNRYNTVEDVSALVDALRAQQYHSISMDLIYGLPLQTEQSFSTTLNKVIDLSPDRLSLFNYAHLPHLFKSQALIREAELPSPQQKLDILQMSIERLQNAGYVYVGMDHFAKPDDSLVRAQRAGALQRNFQGYSTHGECDLLAFGVSSISAFGGVYVQNAKLVELYQQLIDAGKPASVRGFVLSDEDHLRQFVINQLICHFHLEFADVQQRFHINPVNHFADELAELSPMVEDGLLSISSEGIQVHNSGRLLIRRVCMVFDEYLKKNTEIRYSRVI